The Belonocnema kinseyi isolate 2016_QV_RU_SX_M_011 chromosome 1, B_treatae_v1, whole genome shotgun sequence genomic interval ATTTCATGTCAGATTTACAGCAAATTTGTTTTGTATTGAAAACTTTTTGCCTTActcttgaaaggaaaaaaatgacacgtatttttattttttactctaatatgaagaatttcttaaatatcgGGTTTTTATCTGTCGACCCAAAAAATCGGTTCTTTTTCAAACGTTTcgtaaattgtcaaattttgtaactaaaaaaattgcatgataagaaaaaatagTGCAATATGGTATACTTTAAAGTCCatttttgatgattaaaaattctgttttttaatcatttgtttgccaccattttttaaacaattagtattATTTCTAATAGTGTGGCCCAAAAATATCAAAGTTTGAAGAATGCAATGGCGACATGGTAATTCGTATTCCTTTTAGAATAGAAAAAAGcctagaataaaatttaatccaTTTGTTGGAAATCTTGCGCTTCCTCGTCGAggttaaataatgtttaactttaaATATCGTCGTTGCTTtcgtgaatacaaaaaatttttgggaCAATATTGGCCTAAGCCATGAGGTTAAATacataaaagttaaaaagaatGTATACGGTACcagtttattattttgaccaaaTTTACAACCGTAGGTGTACCAAAAATCTTGAATTAACTTAACTGTTAACTTTAACATGAAAACTCGAAATTTTTCAGGATTGCGAAAAAATATTCTGCAAAGATAAAAgataaagataaaagaaaaatctatttctgAGCCGAAGTATTGCTGAATCAAGGCCAAAAAATGTTGCCTAAAAAAAGTCACGTTTATTTGAGGAAACAGATTTGGAAGTTTACAGTATCAAAGTGACACTGACCACAAAGTGGAGcttataacacaggcccacaaaaaaaacaaaagtgtctgtgcaattgaccagacctatatattcttatgtatttttcgacgctgaatccgaatttgcaataaaNNNNNNNNNNNNNNNNNNNNNNNNNNNNNNNNNNNNNNNNNNNNNNNNNNNNNNNNNNNNNNNNNNNNNNNNNNNNNNNNNNNNNNNNNNNNNNNNNNNNattttttaaattccatacgaaggtatttataaatgttgctAGAAATTGgcaatcttctaaaaaaatactacaaaaaataagattacgtctttttgtagattttgattgttgtttttataaaaattcgattttcgcacaaaattattaacttgataattatttattaaaaatgtttgagatgactttaaaattaatcaaacttttcTCCATAAAACTgtgcaaaattattgttaaatatattcttagtgtttcagaataaaaaattattactcattTTTAGATATTgcctcatttgataagacctcgccgaaaactcgaGCATAAGAATAActcgaccagagccccactagctcccaaccagagcctgaagattacccgcacggaaattagagAACAAAAAGGCCGACCGGCGCTTGACCAACTAGTCTCtgactagtccccgactgggtactttgtcaaaattaataacccgactagcccccgattagtgcccgacttgtaatagggccaaatggggttatttacTCACGGGCttttgtaattttgcattttaataatttaaatcatgtagtttatgactttttatttcttaaaaatatctcGCGACTTTCTTGACGGGCGACCGGATGCACTGACAGTGACTGCGAGAGGTTAAGTTGACGGATTCCGGTGTTCCATTCCGCCCCATTCAGCGTGTTGCATCTCGCTCCCAacgtcaattttatttgaaatccgtaattttcttttctaaataatttaaaattgaatcttaTGTCAAGaagggaaaatttaaactttatttcttgACATTCTTGTATGGGAAAATGGGATAAGAACATGATTAGTTGTTTACTTTCTTTCGAAAATCACAACATTCCTGAATTCTGAAGTACTTAAAATTTACactttatttctgatacaatttgcataaaatattaattttttttgctctttagtCAACTCATTAggctcatttttatttaataaattaatatcaaacatgaagtgtgaatatttttccagatatagTAGCGTTCTATTTTACCAACTTGTTCCGTCACGCCCTATATTCCCTTATTACTTACTTTTTCAAGTATTtacctaattgaattttcacaaaagtaTACAATCGACGTACTCGAATACTATTAAAAAAGAGTtactgtacattttatttttatttgctttattaACAACAAACATCAACCATTTTAAACCCCTATTGCATGTTTCTGTCACTGAACGGTTCCAGATCCCTCGCTGGAGTTGTTAGTGACAGGGGAAAAGCACTATCATGAAAAGGCATACAAGTGTCACTAACCCATAAAGGATAcagaaaatcaataattattaacaagCGATGTGGACATTGCTGCCATCATGCTTTTAGTAGTGAAAAACAACTACTTCacttatacttaaaaaaaatcgtgATTATTGCGTATACGACAGTGAAAAGCTAAATATTGTACATTATggagtaaattttaaaaagttagagcattttgaaatttttctagacCATttcttttcaggatttaaaaattctatgttcagttactttttggcttaaaaagttgacaaatttaTCGTTGCCACTTTTTCTCGATAAAAAGCAAagtatcagagttatagcattttcacaatttaaaaaaaaacaaaggaaaatcaaattttttaatcaaacaacgcaaaatttggaaaaatgtgaaaaaaagaaaaacttttctttttaaagccATAAAAGATTGTCGTAACAGTTTTTCTTTCAACCtccttcaaaaatcaaaaattaaaatttttcgaattatgcaagacaacctaaaataaaatgaaacaaaaataattcacccaaaaaagatctacctATTtcttatcaattactttttgacagtacacgtattttttattcatttgttaaGAAACAACATAAACAtatgaaatttctagaaaaacgacacaagctgagaaaaaaataaatagaccaaagttgttcacttaaaaaaacccaaatttgttatgaatcatttCTTGGTAGGAAACGTAGTTttcgctcaaacttgcgagcaaagtTAGCTGCGcgagatgagaatgtgctcgcctAGCGGGTAGATTTGTAATATTATGTCTACATATTATTCAATTCTATATAATACTAAATATATCTAACTTttctggaataaaatttaaaattactattctgATATATTTTCCAATTAACTGGAATCTGGAAACATGTTGTTAAATTACTTTATTCCAAAGCATTACTCACAAAGATCTTACCTTTTTGTACATATCTTATACAGTTACATTGTgagacattaaaataaaaaaattaatttcgtataaCTTTCTGTACTGTCCTCTAATAAAAACTCAATTGGATTATTCCAAGTTCATatacttttcaacttaaatttaaaatacttacatAAAACGATGGTAAAAACATACAAGCACTGGACATTCCACATTTCAAACAAGATTGTTgtgtgtttttttcaaaatattataaaaaagtttttgcagGCCTCCAGACTTCACGAATGTATCCACGTCATTGACTAGTTTCACACTTGAAGTACTTGACACATTTGAAAGTCATGGTTTTTTCACTCGTCTCTTTCATCGAGGCAAACATTCCACTACTTGGGTTACTGACCTTGAAAATTATGGTGCCAAACgattgattacacaggcccacaaagaaaacaaaagtgtctgtgcaattgaccagacctatatattcttatgtatttttcgacgctgaatccgaatttgcaatataaaagaagggtccagctactttcttatggggttttgctcgaaaaacctcatacatcgaaaaccatgttttgatttttttttacaaaaatttcaacccaccatacggcgatgaaaacgcagaaaatcgcgaaaagtgaaaatttgcttcaaatttgattaaaataacattcaaatcaagttttacgattttaaaccgatttataaacattgaaaatacttcactgggggtttttgaggtcgctgatcccgaattttaagtcatttttttcaaaaaacaactcctagtagGCGTAAGTGGACAagaaacgtgataaattgatatttttttcaaaaaatcgatgttttggatactgttctggaggttttccactacatgaatcacaaaactaNNNNNNNNNNNNNNNNNNNNNNNNNNNNNNNNNNNNNNNNNNNNNNNNNNNNNNNNNNNNNNNNNNNNNNNNNNNNNNNNNNNNNNNNNNNNNNNNNNNNGTAAAAAGTCCGCCGAAATttataagactctaaatttgtatagatgattatttttaaattgatctgaaaagtttgccatatgtaaataaagtctaatccttcaggtagttgaaattggaaagagaaaaagtttttgattgatcagtgaagagcagtatattAGTTGTAAGCTAttcagcacggtacagttcagatttcgctacctccttcattttagtcttgtggttctggactggtagctttaaaaaaaatcggcaAGGGTGcaacgtgccgcctctcgcgcaacagaaattacacgtcgagtgtttaagacagcagtccacaagtAACAAAACATAATTATCTGGagtagagactaccgtgaccaccACGACGGTTCCTCCAGGGCGAAGCTGTTCCATTGCTGCGTTCTagctgaaattttttcattaatatttcacaaattttggggaattttagttacataaatttatgaatttttatgcgtaggatatgttccctacTGAATCTTGGGTAAATtagagcacttttaaatatttcaaaaaagtttatggagatttccgtaaataataagtattttgacaaacgtTTAcgaaatattccacaaatttttgggagtttggttaatattccacacggATATTTTATCATATGACTCCTACTAGTACCCGATTAGGCTGTGACTAGGATAAGTCGgatcacctgactagcccccgcaTAATTTACCGTGAAGCTACTgttcgggggctagtcagatgacccgactagcccccaaCTGTTAGTGGGGtcaaatggtcgggaaccagactagtttccTATTTGAATTTCTACTCGGGAGGAAGACTAGTAGACAAAACTAGCCTGAGGAAAGTTTGAAAAGGGCAATCGAAAGCATAAGAAACTGTGAGTTGAATTACCGCCAAGATCAAAGTAAATACGAAGTTACGGCATCCACAATTTGCCGCAAAGTTGCTTAATATGTGCAAAATAATAACATGGAACGGTTTATCaaaggaagtttaattttcttttcgtagATTCATTATGTACGAAAAACATAAGTTCCTATTTGTgctgtagttaaaaaataaaaacaactaccaagcaaataaattttgtgctcaaatttagatttttcatcCTTTTATCTACGTAGGTTTTAATTAATATGtgtactttttcaaatttgatattcagattgattttttattattttaaattcctttaatatcCTTGATCCTTCCTTTATATTAATTCTTCAGGTTAGGTTCTGCCTAAAATATGTACTTTAACATTAGATATCTTCCAGTCGGTGGTTTATGGCATATATTTTGATTTGTtgcttacttttttctttaattttcgaaattgtttacaaattaaaattgacatTCTAATTGTTCCATATCGCCCCACGACGCATTCCGTATTATCCACCGCGTATTCCATAGCGCCCTGCATAACCTACAGTGCTTGatacttaatttatgaaaaaatagttcgcttcatttaaaaaaacatatgtgCAACTTGTAAATGATGAAtcggagaaaattttaaataatatttgtttctgCAAGTTCTTACAGGTTACAACTTAATTAGCGTTAAAGGTTCTGTGCACCGTCTCGTCCCTCCTTCCCCCATGATGTGGTAAGCACAACATTTTATGAACCGATTGGCAGCTCAAATTATAGCCGGCAATTAGTTACTAGAATGTCATTAGAAATGACTTTTTTAACGAATTGACGTATTACTTTAGGACCAGAGTCcatatcgttttaattaaaagtcgTTATTATTTCATATACGCGTATGGCTATGCTCTCGGACACTTCAACCGACAAGTTGAAAAGAAACATTGAAGTTAACGGCAATAAAGTTTTTTATCACTATAAACACGACTCATTCTCCTTGATATACAATTTACTTGATAATATCACTAATCTGTCCCTTTGTGAATTCTCGGACCGGTTAATATTATTgcttataataaatcattatacaaatattttcccTCTTTACACCTTATTTTGTATGATAtttgttttatgaaaatcaaaaaacGCAAGTGCGCCGACTCACTCGTGCTTTCTGAACGCTCTCCCTGTTACTTATAGAACAAGAACAGCTAGAGGCGTGCATTTTAATGGCagcaaccgttttttaaatattttttgtagactagagtttcaaaataatttttcggacctatttatataaaatttcgtaTTGAATCATGACCGAGTCAACCATAAAAAacatcttatttttttcttatttctttttcgtCTTTGTTATACTACCAGGGAACAACATATCTCGAAGCCAATTCAGAATTCATCATCCTGGATTATTTATAGGAACACTACAGGTATATAGAATATAGAAACTTATATGAACCAGATTTATacaataccttaaattaaaaaaagatattgaaataaagagttattagatttaattttctattcactGGTAACCTTCTCTTcgcttattttgtttttaaaattgaatcagtcgtaaaagaaatttgaaaaagagacACTAAGACATGACTTACGCATTTTATCAACATCTTTGTAGTTTGCAAAATAGCATTTTACGAATCAGAAGGAGCGACGGATGCGCATGTGCGCAGTAAAATTATGAGTCAATAGGAGTACACTGTGAGCTCATAACACAAGaccacaaacaaacaaaaaatcaacgtAAACACTGTAACGTCTACCATATGTATTTTTGGCGGCACGCAAAGAAAGGTTCGGTTGCGGCAACCAGAAGTTGGGTTCTTCCAACCGAACTGTCGGGTTGCCTATGGACTGACCATACTCATGGGTTGCTGTAACCGAACTGGTTCGGTTGTACCAAGTTTGGTCTCTTTAACCGAACAGTTCGGTTGAAGTAACGAAACTGCTCACTTAAGATCAGTACCCACAACCGAACTGTTCGGTTACACCAACCGAACTGTTCGCTTACACCAACCGAACTGTTCGGTTATGCTAACCGAACTGTTCGGTTACGCCAACCGAACTGATCGGTTACACCAAGCGAACTGTTCGGTTACACCAGCCGAACTGATCGGTTACACCAAGCGAACTGTTCGCTTACACCAACCAAACTGTTCGCTTACACCAACCGAACTGTTCGGTTACACCAACCGAACTGTTCAGTTACACCAACCGAACTGTTCAGTTACAGTAACCTAACAGTTCGATTGCAGTAATTGAACAGTTCGGTTACGACAACCGAGCTGTTCGGTTACATCCGTTAATCCCCCCTGCCCCACATGCTATGGAAATTGATGGTAGCTTAAAGGAATTAAACAATAAAGACTCAAATAAGATTATTATGGAGGTATATATAGTTTATTTCTAAGTCCTAATGGTACATTATGAACAATAATATACATGTttacagaataaaatttctttcctttATTCCAAATTGCTTTAATTATTGGAAACGAATTTAGGAGATATTATTATACAAGTATATATAGTTTTCATAAACTATATACACTTATATACTAAAAGCTCTGAAAGAAATTTCCAGTACAAATTCTAAAtccttattataaaaaataaacaattatacatatatttacagCATCTGCTTGAGACCGACAAATTTCTTACTGTTACTCAAAATCGCTTTAATGACTGGAAACGGATTTAAAAGATCTTCAATTAGAACGCAtgtccatttatttaaattttcaatttcgtaagCTCTTAAACTTGAGTCAAAACCATtagtaaacaatttcaaataaattaagcaAACTTGACCTTTAGAATTGTACAAAATTGCCTTTATAATTCCAAAGGAGGGAAGACTTCCATCATCAATCAAGTCTAGAACTACGCACATGCCTTCTCTATAATTCGTCCCCTGAAAAGTAACCCATTTTACACTAAGGCACGAACTCCCTTTAAAATAATCGGGTAAActgtcagaatttttttttaaattttctagtgaTTCAacgttttcaattatttgactgCGCCCTGTAAGGGTTTCATTTTGTAAGCCCTCTTCTAAAGTGAAACGGTAACAAAGTTTTAACTGCTGTTTTAGTGCAAGTGTGCGAGTAACGTTTTTTCTCCAGTTCGTTGCTACTGCACTTCCTTAATTTCTTTATGTTTCCCCTCATTTCTTATCATGCTAAGATAAGGCATTGGCCCtgattcaaccaaaatatgaGGATAATGAACTAGCAAGTGCATTTTTGGTTTTAGTGGACCAAATACTTTAAGGTAGAGGAAATTATGCTcctctattaaatttttcagttgcgGCAGGCACTGCCTAGGGAAGGCTCTACACGAAACATACTCAAGCAACCTACGCAAAACGAGATAGTACCTCCAGACATCACATTCTAATGGCACATAATCTCCAACTAGGAAGTTGAAGCAAAGTACGAATGTTCTCATTTCACTTCCAGACATtttgaagttcaactttttaaggTTATCCTCCGTTATTACCGATGGTTTTTTCGAAAACCCATTGATTTGATAATTGAAACTTAGTATCCTTTCATGCAGAAAGGCAAGATCAAATATTTTTGCTACTGAAATGAAAAAGTGACAAATTTGAGGCATTGCATACCTGCTTATTCCTTCATCGAAATCGTGAAGAGTACAGGAAGCAAAGTTCTCAACCGGATCGAAGTAATCGACTTCCAACCAAACGCATTTTTCTTTAACTCCTGACACATTCACACCTAGAGTAACATCAGTTTCGTAATCTTCTGATTTTCTGATGTAATTGGACAGTTCCTCACTGTCATACGAGCAATCATTTCTATGTCTCTTGCAAAATCTACAATATAGGTTAGCAGAAAAGCTACCTGGAAACCCTAACACCTCGTTCAATCCCTTGTTATCACCTAAAATTAAGCCAAGGACAAAGTTAACGCGCTTATTTCCAGATTCAGTCTTTAGCCAAATACCGTTCCTTGCAAGGAAATTCagttctgaaaccacatttttgaaaacttcaaagtTTCCATTTGGCAGTTTCCTGTCTTGGGAATAgtacaagaaattcaaaaatatattatttagttgAGCGTAAAATTCTGGTGGCAAGCATGGCGTTGAAACATAAACTGCGCCAACTTGACTAACCCCTGTGTGAGATCCTAGAGCATTGTTAATTTCCAAATCATCGATTCCAAGGAATAAGGGTAGTACTGTTTTGCCTTCGGCTTCATAGAGAGCTGATTTTTTTCTCCATAAGTTGCCTTGGACAAAATTAGATAAAACGCTGTCATCGCACTTTAGCTGATTCACATGGTTCAAAACTGTCGTGAAAATTCCTGGGAGCTCGAAGAACTTTTTCAATGTCAACCGCAACGGAATATGTGTTGCTGTGCAAGGCACTGGCATTCCTACAATTCTGTTAGCAACAAATTTGTAATCATACCTTTCTCCTACTACGCATTCAGTTGCTAGTATATGGTTTCCtgacttttcgaaatatttcaatcgTAAGTAATCTGAAGAGAGAGAAGAAAATGGAGCACTAAAAGCATCCAACAAACAATCTATTTCGCGTCTCTCAGTGTCCTGAAGAGTTGAGTTTTTTAATATggaatcaaatcttttttttaattctgtaattgAGCTCTCAATAAAATCCCCAACATTGACAACCATGATTTGAACCAGACTTCTAGGGAAAGAAGGTCGACCATACAGCTTAGAAACAAACATTGAACTCTGCtgtgttaaaaaatctttaaaatttatcggCACGGGTTGAATAAGTATGTCCTCAAGAAGCGAATTATCTACGCCATTGCAATTTATTGTTACctcattaatattttcaatttcttgccCAAGATCATGCCCTACTCCTACTCGTTGACAATCAGGTGCCTGGGCAGCAGCCACAGTGGTTCACCATGTTTCGGATACAGTGCATGTATTGCATGAAATATCTTAAATGTTACATCAATGGCCTTGACTGGAGAGTCGACAATGTACAGAAGATCATCCAACGATGCAAAGCAGTCCGTTAATATTGTCTAGGTCTTCGCCTACAATCACTGCAAAGGGCTGGGTTGTTTCGTTCCTTGAGACTGCTCTTTCTCTGACTCTCTTTATTGCTGGCTTAACATCACCACAgctctgaaaatatttcaaaaagtgaatttgcTAATCTTAAAAATCATAAGCTTAAATTACCAGAATATAAGATTAgttctctacaaaaaatttttacactCACCGTTACATGAATCAGAAATCCATCTTGAATCACCTCTCTGGTAGTTTTCCAACAATTTGTGCCACTATTGATCAATTTTGGCTTTACTAATTTTGACAGTTTCATCAATACTGCTGCAACACTTTCCTAtgtaacaaaataagaaaattgcgatgagttatttataattatactgGAAACTTGATTcgacattaaaatataatttcgaagTGAACAAACCTTCATCTTTTGAGGCGTCAGTTTTCCTTCCTTGAGTCTGCAGTAAGGAGCAAACTTTCTTTTTGAAGGTAGgccaaaaaaacaataaattgttttctGTTCCTGGATAGAGCAAGGAATAATCAAGTTCAAGCTGCAGAGGaaagtattgaaattaattacagagcttcaaaaaaaagtatagaagagaaatggtaacaaaaatttgtaacgGGATATGAACCTTGGAAAAAAGTTGTATTCAATTTGAAACCCTTACCAAAGTATATCCTAAAGGCTCCCTAATCCCTCTGTAGGTCTGAAcgtaaaatgtgattttttctgTTATCACACTCTGTTCTTTTTTGTCCTTACTCTTCTCCTGTGTCGTTTCTCGGATCTGATTCATACGATAGTGATGAGTATCCCTCCATTTGTTGACGCAATCTTGCCAGGGTGTGCAGGTAATTAAGAAAGAGTTAACTTTGTTTAGGACGTCTGCTTCTGGAGAAGAATCTGGAAAAATAAAATGCATGCATTGCCAAGAATTATAAATCTGTTAAATCGaattctctgtcaaaaaatagtattgatctgttatttaaaaagcaataaaggaagggaaatcaaaaattaccatcAGTGTCCCCATGATCAGTACTCTCCAAATGGGACTCCTTGCTCAGAACTATGATTCCGGCACGACGGGCTCTCTTCCGAGTATTGTACAGCAAGTCTGGAAGTTTACCTGAAGCACCATGCTTCTTTCCCAATGCATCCTTGAAATAAGGAATATAATATGTTTCCTGGATTGCAAGACAATAAGGAAACATTAACCTTTTCTTACTTACGACAACAATAAGACGTGCAAgctgtaacaaaatttttaatctcacCCGTTGTTCCCCTGGGaaaaaatcctgaattttttCCGCAAGTTCGAGATATCTCTCTCGTACAACCTGCTTTTCAATGTCACCCTTCAATTCACTGAAGAGGACGCATTCAGCCTAACGTTGCCGATTAATTGCAGACAACTTCCCAAGAATTTTATATTCTTCAATTGCCAACTTGCCATTTACATCTTCCACCAATGCATCATAAACGGGTCcctaaaatcaaacaaaaaagtNNNNNNNNNNNNNNNNNNNNNNNNNNNNNNNNNNNNNNNNNNNNNNNNNNNNNNNNNNNNNNNNNNNNNNNNNNNNNNNNNNNNNNNNNNNNNNNNNNNNTAGTGCGCATGCGTAGTGGAGTCAGCCGTAACCGAACTGTGCGGTTCGCGCAACCAAACTCTTCCAACCAAACAGATTCAGTCATGATAACCAAACCGGTTCAGTTGCCACAACCAACGTTTGGTTCAGACGAACGAAATATTGCCAACCGAACCCAGTTC includes:
- the LOC117181299 gene encoding uncharacterized protein LOC117181299; translated protein: MVVNVGDFIESSITELKKRFDSILKNSTLQDTERREIDCLLDAFSAPFSSLSSDYLRLKYFEKSGNHILATECVVGERYDYKFVANRIVGMPVPCTATHIPLRLTLKKFFELPGIFTTVLNHVNQLKCDDSVLSNFVQGNLWRKKSALYEAEGKTVLPLFLGIDDLEINNALGSHTGVSQVGAVYVSTPCLPPEFYAQLNNIFLNFLYYSQDRKLPNGNFEVFKNVVSELNFLARNGIWLKTESGNKRVNFVLGLILGDNKGLNEVLGFPGSFSANLYCRFCKRHRNDCSYDSEELSNYIRKSEDYETDVTLGVNVSGVKEKCVWLEVDYFDPVENFASCTLHDFDEGISRYAMPQICHFFISVAKIFDLAFLHERILSFNYQINGFSKKPSVITEDNLKKLNFKMSGSEMRTFVLCFNFLVGDYVPLECDVWRYYLVLRRLLEYVSCRAFPRQCLPQLKNLIEEHNFLYLKVFGPLKPKMHLLVHYPHILVESGPMPYLSMIRNEGKHKEIKEVQ